A genomic region of Zalophus californianus isolate mZalCal1 chromosome 1, mZalCal1.pri.v2, whole genome shotgun sequence contains the following coding sequences:
- the LOC113916715 gene encoding peroxiredoxin-1-like — translation MSSGNAKIGHPAPNFIATAVMPDGQFKDLSLSDYKGKNIVFFFYPLDFTFVCPTEIIAFSDRAEEFKKLNCQVIGASVDSHFCHLAWINTPKKQGGLGPMNIPLVSDPKRTIAQDYGVLKADEGISFRGLFIIDDKGILRQITVNDLPVGRSVDETL, via the coding sequence ATGTCTTCAGGAAATGCCAAAATTGGGCATCCTGCCCCCAACTTCATAGCCACGGCTGTTATGCCAGATGGCCAGTTCAAAGATCTCAGCCTATctgactacaaaggaaaaaacattgtGTTCTTCTTTTACCCTCTTGACTTCACCTTTGTGTGCCCCACGGAGATCATTGCTTTCAGTGACAGggcagaagaatttaagaaactcaaCTGTCAAGTGATTGGTGCTTCTGTGGATTCTCATTTCTGTCACCTGGCATGGATCAACACACCCAAGAAACAAGGAGGACTGGGACCCATGAACATTCCCTTGGTATCAGACCCCAAGCGTACCATTGCTCAGGACTATGGAGTCTTAAAGGCTGATGAAGGCATCTCCTTCAGGGGCCTCTTTATCATTGATGATAAAGGTATCCTTAGGCAGATCACGGTAAATGACCTTCCTGTAGGCCGCTCTGTGGATGAGACTCTGTGA